The proteins below are encoded in one region of Caulobacter henricii:
- a CDS encoding polysaccharide biosynthesis/export family protein: MHSRTPLSTALAILLLSSGVTACSHVDGEPLTPAPRPSANFPNIGYADWSEQEPSYRFYPGDEVEVTVASATELNRTAIIQPDGRIVLPLLGPVMAADRTIFELEDAITEAYGSQLLRPQVQVAVKATMPLKVFVGGEVGAPGVYDMPGDVDALRAVIQAGGFKASSKRSQVVIIRRGPDGRAMLRTADLLKGMTNPGGIDLIPLRRFDIVYVPRSGAAETGLFMQQYFRDLLPVSFSYAVNGVGQ, encoded by the coding sequence ATGCACTCACGCACGCCCCTTTCGACAGCCTTGGCCATCCTGCTCTTAAGCAGTGGCGTAACGGCCTGTAGCCATGTGGACGGCGAGCCGCTCACGCCTGCGCCACGCCCCAGTGCGAACTTCCCGAACATCGGCTACGCGGACTGGTCCGAACAGGAGCCCTCCTATCGGTTCTATCCGGGCGATGAGGTCGAGGTGACGGTGGCATCGGCCACTGAACTCAACAGAACGGCCATCATTCAACCGGACGGGCGCATTGTCCTGCCCCTGCTGGGACCGGTGATGGCAGCGGATCGGACGATCTTTGAGCTGGAGGATGCGATCACCGAGGCCTATGGCAGCCAGTTGCTCAGGCCGCAGGTGCAGGTGGCGGTGAAGGCCACAATGCCGCTCAAGGTGTTTGTCGGCGGCGAGGTCGGCGCTCCCGGCGTGTACGACATGCCGGGTGATGTGGACGCGCTGCGCGCCGTAATTCAGGCTGGCGGCTTCAAGGCGTCCTCGAAGCGCAGCCAGGTTGTGATCATTCGTCGCGGGCCAGATGGCCGCGCCATGCTGCGGACGGCCGACCTCCTGAAGGGGATGACCAATCCGGGTGGCATAGACCTGATCCCACTCCGCAGGTTCGACATCGTTTACGTGCCGCGCAGCGGGGCGGCCGAAACGGGCCTGTTCATGCAGCAGTATTTCCGGGACCTGCTGCCGGTCAGTTTCAGCTACGCAGTCAACGGCGTCGGCCAATAG